From Armigeres subalbatus isolate Guangzhou_Male unplaced genomic scaffold, GZ_Asu_2 Contig1369, whole genome shotgun sequence, the proteins below share one genomic window:
- the LOC134202714 gene encoding uncharacterized protein LOC134202714, with translation MPRKYVRKTSRQSWSLSSLQSAIRAVEEGLAKGTAARIYGIPKKTLLRYIAKGSEVPVVAKLGRFTTVLSRDQEEEIVNHAVLMSQSAIGMNHKDIRELAYQIAEKYAVPHGWKDGLAGVDWLRNFLKRHTDLKLRKVENTSLARLTGFNRESVRSFFNLLTTTMVKGQYSPEQVWNVDETGFSTVQSRPMKVFAKKGQRQVAAISSAERGTNTTVILAMSASGDYVPPAFVFPRARLTEALKSGAPDNSLFLCNPSGWSTIETCSAWFDHFLRYAKPTAGQPILLILDGHSSHTKNIHMLEKASASNVRILSIPPHTSHKLQPLDVSVMGPVKRKYADAMCQLMKSSPGRIVTIHDVAGLVNKALTTTGTVANALNGFRATGIYPLNSEIFKDSDFATSDFLEQNSKVIDTKTSETVNDAAQIVDYELLNKENIAGPSGVSTNDLYSHTSTLDNLTTTCFLEEPATTTNISDHLNPADIWKTNSPSGSTNNVTADESYLVAGEFSFEKQTEEEVFTVDPDIYYLIADNGKIVIESPAESENTCLENMVVDISMIVPSAMEPDNIQSSMVESDEFSTNHYMQNRSYLSATTMVPPKTGERDLKMKQRKIKRVGKAEDLTSSSYRRQLREANASKAIKNINKKTKHKDMKVDAMEDSLCVTCGDRFSSSVMGDGWSNCSFCHTWFHDKCNGGDPLLCKYCG, from the exons ATGCCTCGAAAATACGTCCGAAAAACCTCCAGACAGTCGTGGTCATTGTCCAGCTTGCAGTCCGCTATCCGAGCAGTGGAAGAAGGTCTGGCCAAAGGTACAGCAGCTCGGATTTACGGCATTccgaaaaaaactttgttgcgCTATATCGCAAAGGGAAGTGAAGTGCCGGTGGTTGCCAAGCTTGGCCGTTTCACAACAGTTCTGTCCCGTGATCAAGAAGAAGAGATCGTCAATCACGCGGTTTTGATGTCACAGTCCGCGATTGGGATGAACCACAAAGATATCCGAGAGCTGGCATATCAAATCGCCGAAAAATATGCGGTACCTCATGGATGGAAAGACGGGTTAGCAGGAGTCGATTGGCTTCGGAACTTCCTTAAACGGCATACCGATTTGAAATTGAGGAAAGTGGAAAATACATCCCTTGCCCGCCTCACAGGTTTCAACAGGGAGAGCGTTCGATccttttttaatttattgacaACGACAATGGTCAAGGGACAATATTCACCGGAACAAGTTTGGAATGTGGATGAAACAGGTTTCAGTACG GTTCAATCACGGCCCATGAAAGTTTTTGCCAAAAAAGGCCAACGTCAGGTGGCAGCGATATCATCAGCCGAGCGTGGAACTAATACAACGGTTATTCTGGCTATGTCCGCATCGGGAGATTACGTTCCTCCAGCTTTTGTATTTCCAAGAGCACGCCTTACTGAAGCTCTGAAATCGGGAGCCCCGGATAACTCGCTTTTTTTGTGCAACCCTAGCGGTTGGAGCACAATTGAAACATGTTCGGCTTGGTTCGATCATTTCTTGCGGTACGCAAAACCCACTGCTGGCCAGCCAATTCTTCTGATCTTGGATGGACATTCCAGCCATACCAAAAACATCCATATGCTTGAAAAAGCATCCGCCAGTAACGTACGCATACTGTCAATACCACCCCACACCTCTCACAAGCTTCAGCCTCTAGATGTTTCTGTAATGGGCCCTGTAAAAAGGAAATATGCTGATGCAATGTGCCAGCTCATGAAGTCCAGCCCGGGCAGGATCGTCACCATTCATGATGTCGCTGGTTTGGTGAACAAAGCCCTaaccaccaccggaactgtggCAAATGCCTTGAATGGGTTTCGAGCAACGGGTATTTATCCTTTAAACAGCGAAATTTTCAAGGACTCGGATTTCGCAACATCGGATTTTCTTGAGCAAAATTCAAAGGTCATCGATACCAAGACATCGGAAACTGTAAATGATG CGGCACAAATCGTTGATTATGAACTCTTGAATAAGGAGAACATAGCGGGTCCATCCGGTGTATCGACCAACGACTTATATTCTCACACTTCAACTTTGGATAATCTTACCACAACCTGCTTTCTGGAGGAACCAGCTACAACGACAAACATTTCAGACCACCTTAATCCGGCTGACATTTGGAAAACGAACTCACCGAGTGGATCGACCAATAATGTAACGGCCGACGAAAGTTACCTTGTCGCCGGGGAGTTTTCTTTTGAGAAACAAACTGAGGAAGAGGTGTTTACTGTTGATCCGGATATATATTATTTGATTGCAGACAACGGCAAAATCGTTATTGAATCACCGGCTGAGTCGGAAAATACGTGCTTGGAAAATATGGTGGTAGATATTTCGATGATCGTGCCGAGTGCTATGGAACCAGATAATATTCAATCATCAATGGTAGAGTCTGATGAATTCTCGACAAACCATTACATGCAAAATCGTTCATATTTGTCTGCGACAACCATGGTTCCCCCTAAGACAGGAGAAAGAGATTTGAAAATGAAACAGCGTAAAATAAAACgggttggtaaggcggaagatTTGACATCATCGTCGTATCGTAGACAGCTGCGTGAGGCTAATGCTtcgaaggccatcaaaaatatcaacaaaaagaCAAAACACAAGGATATGAAAGTAGATGCAATGGAAGACAGTCTGTGTGTTACTTGCGGAGATCGATTCAGTTCGTCAGTTATGGGTGATGGATGGAGTAATTGTTCGTTCTGTCACACATGGTTCCACGACAAGTGTAATGGAGGAGATCCACTGCTCTGCAAGTATTGTGGCTAA